A region from the Stutzerimonas stutzeri genome encodes:
- a CDS encoding acetyl-CoA C-acetyltransferase: MQDVAIVAATRTAIGAFQGSLANIAAPDLGAAVIKRLLEQTGLNPAEVDEVILGQVLTAGSGQNPARQASIKAGLPHAVPSFTLNKVCGSGLKALHLATQAIRCGDAEVIIAGGQENMSLAPYVLPKARTGLRMGHAELIDSMISDGLWDAFNDFHMGITAENLVDKYGISREAQDAFAASSQQKAVAAIEAGRFKDEITPIEIPQRKGEPLRFDTDEQPRAGTTAEALAKLKPAFKKDGSVTAGNASSLNDGAAAVLLMSTDKAKALGLPVLATIKAYANAGVDPAIMGIAPVSATRRCLDKAGWSLDELDLIEANEAFAAQALSVGQELGWDASKVNVNGGAIAWGHPIGASGCRVLVTLLHEMIRRDAKKGLATLCIGGGQGVALAIERA; the protein is encoded by the coding sequence ATGCAAGACGTCGCCATCGTCGCCGCCACTCGCACGGCCATCGGTGCCTTTCAGGGCAGCCTGGCCAACATCGCCGCGCCGGATCTGGGCGCCGCCGTCATCAAGCGCCTACTCGAGCAGACGGGACTGAACCCTGCCGAAGTGGACGAAGTCATCCTTGGCCAGGTGCTGACCGCCGGCTCCGGACAAAACCCCGCGCGTCAGGCCTCGATCAAGGCCGGCCTGCCGCACGCGGTGCCGTCATTCACGCTGAACAAGGTCTGCGGTTCGGGTCTCAAGGCGCTGCATCTGGCCACCCAGGCGATCCGCTGCGGCGACGCCGAGGTGATCATCGCAGGCGGCCAGGAGAACATGAGCCTGGCGCCCTACGTCCTACCCAAGGCCCGCACCGGCTTGCGCATGGGCCATGCCGAGTTGATCGACTCGATGATCAGCGATGGTCTCTGGGACGCTTTCAATGACTTCCACATGGGCATCACCGCCGAGAACCTGGTCGACAAGTACGGGATCAGCCGCGAAGCGCAGGATGCCTTCGCCGCCTCGTCGCAGCAAAAGGCCGTCGCCGCCATCGAGGCCGGGCGCTTCAAGGACGAGATCACGCCTATCGAGATTCCCCAGCGCAAGGGCGAGCCCCTGCGCTTCGATACCGATGAGCAGCCACGCGCCGGCACTACCGCCGAGGCCTTGGCGAAGCTCAAGCCGGCTTTCAAGAAGGACGGCTCGGTCACCGCCGGCAACGCCTCCAGCCTCAACGATGGCGCGGCGGCGGTGCTGCTGATGAGCACCGACAAGGCCAAGGCCCTCGGCTTGCCGGTGCTAGCAACCATCAAGGCCTACGCCAATGCTGGCGTCGACCCGGCGATCATGGGTATTGCGCCGGTATCGGCGACCCGTCGCTGCCTGGACAAGGCCGGTTGGTCACTGGATGAGCTGGACCTGATCGAAGCCAACGAAGCCTTCGCCGCCCAGGCGTTGTCGGTCGGGCAGGAACTGGGCTGGGATGCAAGCAAGGTCAACGTCAACGGCGGCGCCATCGCATGGGGTCATCCCATCGGCGCATCCGGCTGCCGCGTGCTGGTCACACTGCTACACGAGATGATCCGCCGCGACGCGAAGAAAGGCCTCGCCACGCTGTGCATCGGCGGCGGCCAAGGCGTTGCACTGGCCATCGAACGCGCCTGA
- a CDS encoding short-chain fatty acid transporter, which translates to MLNAITSASVKLVQRYLPSPFVFAILLSLIVLAASMLVTGQGLPAMAKHWGTGFWNLLTFAMQMALILVTGHALASAPAIHRLLAGLARTARTPGRAVVFVTLVALAGSWINWGFGLVIGAVFARALAREVKGVDYPLLVAAAYSGFLIWHGGLSGSIPLSLATGGADLERMTGGVVTGAIGVGDTLFTPMNLTIIALLVIGLPILNWAMHPKDPKVADPTLLTDPAHEPLPRNTLAQRMDDSRILNLIIVALGVVYFGYYFSENGFALTLNIVIGLFLFVGLALHGSPERYMRAVQDGIGGISGIVIQFPFYAGIMGMMVGANADGLSLGKQITDTFIAWSSADTFPVLAFLSAGLVNVFVPSGGGQWAVQGPIMLPAGQALGVAPAVTAMAIAWGDAWTNMIQPFWALPILGIVGLGARDIMGYCLLMLVYSGVVISGCLYFFG; encoded by the coding sequence ATGCTCAATGCCATCACTTCAGCGAGTGTGAAGCTCGTACAGCGATACCTGCCCTCACCTTTCGTTTTCGCGATACTGCTCAGCCTTATCGTGCTCGCCGCCAGCATGTTGGTCACCGGCCAGGGTCTACCGGCCATGGCCAAGCACTGGGGTACGGGTTTCTGGAACCTGTTGACCTTCGCCATGCAGATGGCGCTGATTTTGGTGACCGGCCACGCCCTGGCCAGCGCACCGGCCATTCACCGTCTGCTCGCCGGCCTGGCACGGACAGCGCGCACGCCAGGCCGTGCGGTAGTGTTCGTCACGCTGGTCGCTCTTGCCGGGTCCTGGATCAACTGGGGCTTCGGCCTGGTGATCGGCGCGGTATTCGCCCGCGCCCTGGCCCGTGAGGTCAAGGGTGTCGACTATCCACTGCTGGTCGCCGCAGCCTATTCGGGCTTTCTGATATGGCACGGCGGGCTGTCCGGATCGATCCCGTTGTCGTTGGCCACCGGCGGCGCGGATCTGGAGCGCATGACCGGCGGTGTGGTCACCGGCGCCATCGGTGTCGGCGACACCCTGTTCACCCCCATGAACCTGACCATCATCGCCCTGCTGGTCATCGGCCTGCCGATCCTCAACTGGGCGATGCACCCGAAGGATCCCAAGGTCGCCGACCCAACGCTGCTCACCGACCCGGCACATGAGCCGCTGCCTCGCAACACGCTGGCCCAGCGGATGGACGACAGCCGTATTCTCAATCTGATCATCGTCGCGCTCGGCGTGGTGTACTTCGGCTATTACTTCTCCGAGAACGGCTTCGCCCTGACCCTGAACATCGTGATCGGCCTGTTCCTGTTCGTCGGTCTGGCGTTGCACGGCTCGCCCGAACGCTACATGCGCGCGGTGCAGGACGGCATCGGCGGCATCAGCGGTATCGTCATCCAGTTCCCGTTCTATGCCGGGATCATGGGCATGATGGTCGGGGCCAACGCCGACGGTCTGTCGCTCGGCAAGCAGATCACCGACACCTTCATCGCCTGGTCCTCGGCCGATACCTTCCCGGTGCTGGCGTTTCTCAGCGCCGGATTGGTCAACGTCTTCGTGCCGTCCGGCGGCGGTCAGTGGGCAGTGCAAGGCCCGATCATGCTGCCCGCCGGCCAGGCGCTGGGCGTGGCGCCGGCCGTCACGGCCATGGCCATCGCCTGGGGCGACGCCTGGACCAACATGATCCAACCATTCTGGGCGCTGCCCATTCTCGGCATCGTCGGCCTCGGTGCGCGCGACATCATGGGCTACTGCCTGCTGATGCTGGTCTATTCAGGCGTGGTGATTTCCGGCTGCCTGTATTTCTTCGGCTGA
- a CDS encoding MBOAT family O-acyltransferase: MLFNSAVFIAGFLPVVLLGFILLAGTGRQRYAAIWLTLASLVFYGWWNPAYVPLLVGSMVVNYLIGGYLMRRPSRAALVLGVAANVALLGYYKYTGFLLGSLDAAFGLGWSVGEIVLPLAISFFTFQQIAYLVDAHDGEVTEHDFVNYCLFISFFPQLIAGPITHHGEMLKQFNDSSTFRPRIDNISLGLTVFLLGLFKKVIIADPLGAKTAPIFSIASDGIVPAFYDAWFGALTYTLQIYFDFSGYSDMAIGLGLLFGLRLPVNFNSPFKAHNLIDYWSRWHMTLTRFLTAYIYNPIVMRITRSRMAAGKPLPRRGKMSLSTFVVLVAYPTVLTMFISGVWHGAGWQFVVFGLLHGFYLVVAHGFRAFKARKGLPMDSDKPLYRAAAVLLTFLCVVVAMVFFRADSVPTALAMLAGMAGLSELSTDFDKSDYVPIVLLMAFVWLMPNVQQWMARFRTSLDAQPREHWLLRWFPFAMWAPAPAVGLAIGVLGFFALAVAFSVAPTEFLYFQF; encoded by the coding sequence ATGCTCTTCAATTCCGCGGTGTTCATCGCCGGATTCCTTCCGGTGGTTCTTCTGGGTTTCATTCTTCTTGCAGGTACTGGCAGGCAACGTTACGCAGCCATCTGGCTGACCCTGGCGTCGCTGGTGTTCTACGGCTGGTGGAACCCTGCCTACGTACCGCTGCTGGTCGGCAGCATGGTGGTCAACTACCTGATCGGTGGCTACCTGATGCGACGCCCTTCGCGGGCGGCGCTGGTGCTCGGCGTCGCCGCCAACGTGGCCTTACTCGGCTACTACAAATACACCGGTTTTTTGTTAGGCAGCCTCGATGCAGCCTTTGGCCTGGGCTGGTCAGTGGGCGAGATCGTCCTGCCGCTGGCGATTTCGTTCTTCACCTTCCAGCAGATCGCCTATCTTGTGGATGCCCATGACGGTGAGGTAACCGAGCACGACTTCGTCAACTACTGCCTGTTCATCAGCTTCTTCCCGCAACTGATCGCAGGGCCGATCACCCACCACGGCGAGATGCTCAAGCAGTTCAATGACTCGAGCACCTTCCGCCCGCGCATCGACAATATCTCGCTGGGGCTCACGGTATTCCTGCTCGGCCTGTTCAAGAAGGTCATCATCGCCGACCCCTTGGGCGCGAAAACCGCGCCGATCTTCAGCATCGCCAGCGACGGTATCGTTCCGGCGTTCTACGACGCCTGGTTTGGTGCCCTCACCTATACCTTGCAGATCTACTTCGACTTTTCCGGCTACAGCGACATGGCCATCGGCCTCGGCCTGTTGTTCGGCCTGCGGCTGCCGGTCAACTTCAACAGCCCGTTCAAGGCGCACAACCTGATCGACTACTGGTCACGTTGGCACATGACCCTGACGCGCTTTCTCACCGCCTACATCTACAACCCCATCGTCATGCGCATCACGCGCTCGCGCATGGCCGCCGGCAAACCGCTGCCGCGGCGCGGCAAGATGAGCCTGAGCACCTTCGTCGTGCTGGTCGCCTATCCCACGGTGCTGACCATGTTCATCTCCGGCGTCTGGCACGGTGCCGGCTGGCAGTTCGTGGTGTTCGGCCTGCTGCATGGCTTCTATCTGGTGGTGGCCCACGGTTTCCGCGCGTTCAAGGCACGCAAGGGCCTGCCAATGGACAGTGACAAGCCCCTGTATCGCGCCGCCGCCGTCTTGCTGACCTTCCTTTGCGTAGTCGTCGCGATGGTGTTCTTCCGCGCCGACAGCGTTCCGACCGCCCTGGCGATGCTGGCGGGCATGGCCGGCCTGAGCGAGCTGAGCACTGACTTCGACAAGTCAGACTACGTCCCGATAGTGCTGCTTATGGCATTCGTCTGGCTGATGCCCAACGTGCAGCAATGGATGGCGCGGTTTCGCACCTCGCTGGATGCCCAACCGCGCGAGCACTGGCTGCTGCGTTGGTTCCCGTTCGCGATGTGGGCCCCGGCGCCCGCCGTGGGGCTGGCCATCGGCGTGCTGGGCTTCTTTGCATTGGCCGTGGCGTTTTCCGTGGCCCCAACCGAGTTCCTCTACTTCCAGTTTTGA
- a CDS encoding HAD-IIIC family phosphatase, giving the protein MDQLLWLPQHSDLSAAIGEAKRETDPIARLAQATRLAGYRRDFTQTTRLDRLASEGLQALTKSETPTPGLRSLRIALLASHTVDHLVPAIRVAGLQRRLAISVHVAPYGMYRQALLMEDAELTRFAPQLIVLALDARDAPLQLPLEASQAEVDAAVTGRVDELRLLWRRARERYAAQVLQQTIVPADPPLFGSFDALVPASPCAVIERLNAAIRTAAREDGVLLMDLAWEAARGSYGDGLAEPVRWHQAKQLVSPNLAPLYGDQLARIAAASVGLSRKCLVLDLDNTLWGGVIGDDGVDGIHLGQGSPSGEAFLAFQRYAALLARRGIILAVCSKNDLSVAEAAFNHPEMALKRGDIAAFVANWADKAGNLRRIASMLDIGLDSLVFVDDNPAERDIVRRELPEVAVPELPDDVADYPARVAAAGYFEAISFTSDDATRGRNYALNAERKAAMSQATDMEGYLRGLEMVMTATRIGAAELTRSTQLINKTNQFNLTTRRYSEAEVERIANDPGAVALAIRLADKFGDNGLISVVLARPDSRIGADELLIDSWLMSCRVLGRQVEDAVLEVLASAAAAAGYRALIGEYRPTERNGMVAEHYPRLGFAQHPPLADATSDATFWRYALDCTRPPHHFIEVSA; this is encoded by the coding sequence ATGGATCAGCTTCTCTGGCTACCGCAACACTCGGACCTCAGTGCCGCCATCGGCGAGGCCAAGCGCGAAACCGACCCGATCGCACGGCTGGCCCAAGCCACACGACTGGCCGGCTACCGTCGCGACTTCACTCAGACCACACGCCTGGATCGGCTGGCCAGCGAAGGCTTGCAGGCGCTGACCAAGAGCGAGACGCCGACACCGGGGCTGCGTTCGCTGCGCATCGCACTGCTGGCCTCGCACACCGTGGATCACTTGGTGCCGGCCATTCGGGTCGCCGGTTTGCAGCGCCGCCTTGCCATCTCGGTGCATGTTGCGCCGTACGGGATGTATCGTCAGGCACTGCTCATGGAAGACGCCGAGCTGACCCGCTTCGCCCCGCAGTTGATCGTGCTGGCGCTCGACGCTCGCGATGCGCCACTACAGCTTCCCCTCGAAGCCTCGCAGGCGGAGGTCGACGCCGCGGTGACCGGCCGTGTCGACGAGTTACGCCTGCTCTGGCGCCGTGCGCGCGAGCGCTACGCCGCGCAAGTGCTGCAACAAACCATAGTGCCGGCCGATCCGCCGCTCTTCGGCTCGTTCGACGCATTGGTACCGGCCTCGCCCTGTGCCGTGATCGAACGCTTGAACGCCGCGATCCGCACAGCGGCCCGCGAAGACGGCGTACTGCTGATGGATCTGGCGTGGGAGGCGGCACGCGGGAGCTACGGCGATGGTCTCGCCGAACCGGTGCGCTGGCATCAGGCCAAGCAACTGGTCAGTCCCAACCTCGCGCCGCTGTATGGCGACCAGCTGGCTCGCATCGCCGCGGCGAGCGTCGGCCTGTCGCGCAAATGCCTGGTACTGGATCTGGATAACACCCTGTGGGGTGGCGTGATTGGTGACGACGGTGTCGACGGCATTCACCTTGGCCAGGGCTCGCCCAGCGGCGAAGCCTTCCTGGCCTTCCAACGTTACGCTGCCCTGCTTGCACGGCGCGGCATCATCCTGGCGGTGTGCAGCAAGAACGACCTGAGCGTCGCCGAAGCCGCGTTCAACCATCCGGAAATGGCGCTCAAGCGAGGCGACATCGCCGCTTTCGTCGCCAACTGGGCAGACAAGGCCGGAAACCTGCGGCGCATCGCTTCGATGCTGGATATCGGCCTCGACAGCCTGGTGTTCGTCGACGATAACCCGGCCGAGCGCGACATCGTGCGCCGTGAGCTGCCCGAGGTGGCAGTGCCCGAACTGCCAGACGACGTTGCCGACTATCCCGCACGGGTGGCTGCGGCCGGCTACTTCGAAGCCATTTCCTTCACCTCGGACGACGCCACCCGCGGGCGCAACTATGCGTTGAATGCCGAGCGCAAGGCCGCCATGAGCCAGGCGACCGATATGGAAGGCTACCTGCGCGGATTGGAAATGGTGATGACGGCGACCCGGATCGGCGCCGCCGAGCTCACCCGCAGCACCCAGCTGATCAACAAGACCAACCAGTTCAACCTCACCACGCGCCGCTACAGCGAGGCGGAAGTGGAACGTATCGCCAACGACCCCGGCGCGGTGGCGCTGGCCATCCGGCTGGCCGACAAGTTCGGCGACAACGGCTTGATCAGCGTGGTGCTGGCGCGCCCCGACAGCCGTATCGGCGCGGATGAATTGCTGATCGACAGCTGGCTGATGAGCTGCCGGGTGCTCGGCCGGCAAGTCGAAGACGCCGTGCTCGAGGTGCTTGCCAGCGCCGCAGCCGCAGCCGGTTACCGCGCGTTGATCGGCGAGTACCGCCCCACTGAGCGCAACGGCATGGTCGCCGAGCACTATCCGCGGCTCGGGTTCGCCCAGCACCCGCCACTGGCCGATGCGACAAGCGACGCCACCTTCTGGCGCTACGCGCTCGACTGCACCCGCCCCCCCCATCATTTCATCGAGGTATCAGCATGA
- a CDS encoding acyl carrier protein, which produces MTEAEVLKTLTPVFHDVFDDDSIVLSPEMTANDIDGWDSQTHVMLTVAAEQRFGIKFRTAELESLRNVGHFAQVISAKLEGK; this is translated from the coding sequence ATGACCGAAGCAGAAGTTCTCAAGACCTTGACCCCGGTTTTTCACGACGTGTTCGATGACGACAGCATCGTCCTGTCACCGGAAATGACCGCCAATGACATCGACGGCTGGGACAGCCAGACCCACGTGATGCTCACCGTAGCGGCGGAACAGCGCTTCGGCATCAAGTTCCGCACGGCCGAGCTGGAGTCGCTGCGCAACGTCGGTCATTTCGCTCAGGTCATCAGCGCCAAACTCGAAGGAAAATAG
- the fahA gene encoding fumarylacetoacetase, protein MSAQTQPCSWVESANGHSDFSLANLPLGVFSRDGEQPRGGVAIGDYIFDLSVACEAGLFEGRAAEAAKAASASSLNAFFALGASARKALREALQGLLIESSEQRERLQGMGETLLQPMSQCRMHLPAKVGDYTDFYVGIHHANNVGKLFRPDNPLLPNYKYVPIGYHGRASTIDVSGATVKRPNGQTLPPGATEPSFGPSKRLDHELELGIWIGEGNARGEAIPISEAGVHVAGFCLLNDWSARDLQAWEYQPLGPFLSKSFATSVSPWVVTPEALEPFRSAQPTRPEGDPQPLPYLFDERDQQQGALDIELEVLLQTQAMRDKGLPAQRITLSSTRNMYWTVAQMVAHHSVNGCSLQPGDLFGSGTLSGVTTDSCGSLLEITAGGKQALELASGETRTFLEDGDEIIFKARCQREGYASIGFGECRGRVLPASR, encoded by the coding sequence ATGAGCGCACAGACACAACCATGCAGCTGGGTCGAATCGGCCAACGGGCATTCGGATTTCTCCCTTGCCAACCTGCCGCTGGGGGTCTTCAGCCGGGACGGCGAGCAGCCACGCGGCGGCGTTGCGATCGGTGACTACATTTTCGACCTGAGCGTGGCCTGCGAGGCCGGTCTGTTCGAAGGGCGCGCGGCCGAAGCCGCAAAGGCCGCCAGTGCCAGCAGCCTCAACGCGTTCTTTGCGCTGGGCGCATCGGCACGCAAGGCGTTGCGCGAGGCCCTGCAAGGCTTGCTCATCGAGAGCAGCGAGCAGCGCGAGCGCCTGCAAGGCATGGGCGAGACCCTGTTGCAGCCGATGAGCCAGTGCCGGATGCACCTGCCGGCCAAAGTCGGCGACTACACCGATTTCTATGTGGGCATTCACCACGCCAACAACGTCGGCAAACTGTTCCGTCCGGACAATCCCTTGCTGCCGAACTACAAGTACGTACCCATCGGCTACCACGGTCGCGCATCGACGATCGATGTCTCCGGCGCGACGGTCAAACGACCCAATGGCCAGACCCTGCCGCCCGGTGCCACCGAGCCGAGCTTCGGTCCGAGCAAGCGTCTGGACCATGAGCTGGAGCTGGGCATCTGGATCGGTGAAGGCAATGCCCGTGGCGAGGCCATTCCGATCAGCGAGGCGGGCGTGCACGTCGCCGGTTTCTGTCTGCTCAACGACTGGTCTGCGCGCGATCTGCAGGCCTGGGAATATCAGCCGTTGGGACCGTTTCTTTCCAAGAGTTTCGCCACCAGCGTTTCGCCCTGGGTGGTGACGCCCGAAGCCCTGGAACCCTTCCGCAGCGCGCAGCCCACGCGTCCCGAAGGCGACCCGCAACCGCTGCCTTATCTATTCGACGAACGAGATCAGCAGCAGGGCGCGCTGGATATCGAACTGGAGGTGCTGCTACAGACCCAGGCGATGCGCGACAAGGGGTTGCCAGCGCAACGCATTACCTTGAGCAGCACGCGCAACATGTATTGGACCGTGGCCCAGATGGTCGCTCACCACAGCGTCAATGGCTGCAGTCTGCAACCGGGCGACCTGTTCGGCTCGGGCACGCTGTCCGGCGTGACCACCGATAGCTGCGGCAGCCTGCTGGAGATAACCGCGGGCGGCAAGCAGGCGCTGGAACTGGCGAGTGGCGAAACCCGGACCTTCCTCGAAGACGGCGACGAGATCATCTTCAAGGCGCGCTGTCAGCGTGAGGGCTACGCATCGATCGGCTTTGGCGAGTGTCGCGGCAGGGTGTTGCCCGCTTCACGCTGA
- the hmgA gene encoding homogentisate 1,2-dioxygenase produces MPIQEQDPQAHRYQSGFGNEFSSEALPGALPVGQNSPQKVPYGLYTELLSGTAFTVPRSEARRTWLYRIRPSANHGKYQRLERQLNAALGAVTPNRLRWNPAPLPDGATDFIDGLMCVAANGEPNQPTGASIYRYAANQSMERVFFNADGELLIVPQQGTLRLVTELGVLDVAPLEIAVVPRGMKFRVELLEASASGYVCENHGCALRLPDLGPIGSNGLANPRDFLAPVAQFEERDEPVQLVQKFLGELWATELDHSPLDVVAWHGNNVPYKYDLRRFNTIGTVSFDHPDPSIFTVLTSPSAIHGMANIDFVIFPPRWMVAENTFRPPWFHRNLMNEFMGLIAGAYDAKADGFSPGGASLHNCMSAHGPDHVSTEQAINAELKPHKIENTMAFMFETGQVLRPTRQALESPLLQDDYDSCWAGLTKTFDKNGN; encoded by the coding sequence ATGCCTATCCAAGAACAAGACCCACAGGCTCATCGATACCAGTCCGGTTTCGGTAACGAGTTCAGCAGCGAGGCGTTGCCCGGCGCGTTGCCGGTAGGGCAGAACTCGCCACAGAAGGTGCCGTACGGGCTCTACACCGAGCTGCTTTCGGGTACCGCTTTTACCGTTCCGCGTAGCGAGGCGCGGCGGACATGGCTGTACCGCATCCGTCCTTCGGCCAATCACGGTAAATACCAGCGACTGGAACGCCAGCTGAATGCGGCTCTGGGCGCGGTCACGCCTAACCGCCTGCGTTGGAATCCTGCGCCGCTGCCCGATGGCGCGACCGACTTCATCGACGGCCTTATGTGCGTCGCCGCAAACGGCGAACCGAACCAGCCGACGGGCGCGAGCATTTACCGCTATGCGGCCAACCAGTCGATGGAGCGGGTGTTCTTCAATGCCGATGGCGAGCTGCTGATCGTCCCGCAGCAGGGCACGCTGAGGCTGGTCACCGAACTGGGCGTGCTGGACGTGGCGCCGCTGGAGATCGCGGTAGTCCCGCGCGGCATGAAGTTCCGCGTCGAGCTGCTGGAAGCCAGTGCCAGTGGCTACGTCTGTGAGAACCACGGTTGCGCCTTGCGGCTGCCGGATCTGGGGCCGATTGGCAGCAACGGGCTGGCCAATCCGCGGGATTTCCTCGCGCCCGTCGCGCAGTTCGAGGAACGCGACGAACCGGTGCAGCTGGTACAGAAATTTCTCGGTGAACTCTGGGCTACCGAGCTCGATCACTCGCCGCTGGACGTGGTCGCCTGGCATGGCAACAACGTGCCCTACAAATATGACCTGCGCCGTTTCAACACCATCGGCACGGTCAGCTTCGACCACCCGGACCCATCCATCTTCACGGTGCTGACTTCGCCCAGTGCCATCCACGGGATGGCCAACATCGATTTCGTCATCTTCCCGCCGCGCTGGATGGTGGCGGAAAACACCTTCCGGCCGCCGTGGTTCCATCGCAACCTGATGAACGAATTCATGGGGCTGATCGCCGGCGCCTACGACGCCAAGGCCGATGGATTCTCGCCGGGTGGCGCCTCGCTGCATAACTGCATGAGCGCTCACGGGCCGGATCACGTGTCCACTGAACAGGCGATCAATGCCGAACTCAAACCGCACAAGATCGAGAACACCATGGCTTTCATGTTCGAAACCGGCCAGGTGCTTCGGCCAACACGTCAGGCGCTGGAAAGCCCGCTGTTGCAGGATGACTACGACAGCTGCTGGGCGGGCCTGACCAAGACTTTCGACAAGAATGGGAACTGA
- a CDS encoding IclR family transcriptional regulator, which translates to MADSNAQPAPRRQKVQAAEVGTDILTALAELAPATSLSRLAEHVGMPASKVHRYLQALMASGFAEQDPLTNHYGLGRAALFVGLAALGRLDVVKLATPHLVQLRDELNETCFLAVWGNRGPAVVHVEQAVRAVTLITQVGSVLPLLGSSTGLVFNAFMPNAETAELREAEMKLPSAPSSEALLATMNELRRTHVQHVHGLLMAGVNALSAPLFSHGQRLAGVITVVGAEPGFVVEPGGREAQRLLQVAGEISARMGADV; encoded by the coding sequence ATGGCAGATAGCAACGCGCAACCAGCGCCACGGCGGCAGAAAGTGCAGGCTGCCGAAGTGGGAACGGACATCCTCACGGCGTTGGCCGAACTGGCGCCGGCGACTTCGCTGTCGCGTCTGGCCGAGCACGTCGGCATGCCGGCCAGCAAGGTTCATCGGTATCTGCAAGCCTTGATGGCGAGCGGTTTTGCCGAACAGGATCCACTGACCAATCATTACGGGCTGGGCCGCGCCGCGTTGTTCGTCGGGCTGGCAGCGCTCGGTCGGCTGGACGTGGTCAAACTGGCCACCCCTCATCTGGTACAACTGCGCGACGAACTCAACGAGACCTGCTTTCTCGCGGTGTGGGGTAACCGGGGCCCAGCGGTGGTGCATGTCGAACAAGCGGTGCGCGCGGTCACCCTCATCACCCAGGTGGGCTCGGTGCTGCCATTGCTCGGGTCGTCCACGGGCCTGGTATTCAACGCCTTCATGCCGAACGCCGAAACCGCCGAGCTGCGCGAAGCGGAAATGAAGCTGCCCTCCGCCCCCTCCTCCGAGGCGCTGCTCGCGACGATGAACGAGCTGCGGCGCACGCATGTCCAGCACGTGCACGGCCTGCTGATGGCCGGCGTCAACGCGCTGTCCGCGCCGCTGTTCAGCCATGGCCAGCGGCTGGCAGGCGTCATCACCGTCGTCGGCGCGGAGCCCGGTTTCGTGGTCGAGCCAGGCGGTCGCGAAGCGCAGCGACTGCTGCAGGTCGCCGGGGAAATCAGCGCTCGGATGGGCGCTGATGTTTAG
- a CDS encoding HDOD domain-containing protein, with protein MAQLIENLAPRTRVIQVHDGHSALTACRRQTPGLLIADGELDELDGFSLLAQLRQATSTRLLPCILISQRLDAHSVRAARPLRPHAYLGKPCNLDELQRRLLTLLPRATRGLHTQADTPGPDLDAFLERMRNNNRGAPMLEAVQIAIQECLSADDRDLGVIEAQLSKDQQVTARLIQLANSAAQHQASICQSLSQALPRLGLKRALNLVLAMALQHSAILGDERLSRRAATICAEAQRAAQLAEWLARKARLDVELCYTAGLLHNIGELALLRTLQDWLDSGEALDEERIESVPSGYAAGFGSALRSRWALPLQLRQATSAFYGLGADVFSREALVLNLAGTLMRLPPDRTPDSLRDERTVRLLRLDAAILDEVANAVPAAG; from the coding sequence ATGGCCCAGCTGATCGAAAACCTGGCGCCCAGAACCCGGGTCATCCAGGTGCATGACGGCCATTCGGCGCTGACCGCCTGCCGACGGCAAACGCCCGGCCTGTTGATCGCCGACGGCGAACTGGACGAGCTGGATGGGTTCTCGCTACTGGCCCAACTACGCCAAGCCACCTCTACCCGCCTGCTGCCGTGCATATTGATCAGCCAACGGCTGGATGCCCATAGCGTAAGGGCCGCCCGCCCGCTACGGCCCCACGCCTATCTGGGCAAGCCCTGCAACCTCGACGAACTGCAGCGGCGCCTGCTGACACTGTTGCCGCGAGCGACGCGAGGCCTGCATACACAGGCGGATACACCGGGTCCCGACCTGGACGCGTTCCTCGAGCGCATGCGCAACAACAACCGCGGCGCCCCAATGCTCGAAGCGGTCCAGATCGCGATTCAGGAATGCCTGAGTGCCGACGACAGGGATCTGGGCGTTATCGAGGCGCAGCTCTCGAAAGATCAACAGGTCACCGCGCGGCTGATTCAACTCGCTAACAGCGCCGCGCAGCATCAGGCCAGCATCTGCCAGTCGCTGTCCCAGGCATTGCCGAGGCTCGGCCTCAAGCGTGCACTCAATCTGGTCCTGGCCATGGCACTGCAGCACAGCGCCATCCTTGGCGACGAACGTCTGTCGCGCCGGGCCGCCACCATCTGCGCGGAGGCCCAACGCGCGGCGCAGTTAGCCGAGTGGCTCGCGCGCAAGGCCAGGCTCGACGTCGAGCTCTGCTATACCGCAGGGCTGCTGCACAACATTGGAGAGCTTGCGCTGCTACGAACGTTGCAGGATTGGCTCGACAGCGGTGAAGCGCTCGACGAAGAGCGGATCGAGTCGGTGCCCAGCGGGTATGCCGCCGGTTTCGGATCGGCCTTGCGCTCGCGGTGGGCGCTCCCGCTTCAGTTGCGCCAGGCGACCAGCGCCTTCTACGGGCTAGGCGCCGATGTATTCAGCCGCGAAGCGCTGGTGCTGAACCTGGCCGGAACCTTGATGCGCCTGCCGCCGGATCGCACCCCGGATAGCCTGCGTGACGAACGTACCGTGAGGCTGCTTCGGCTGGATGCAGCGATCCTCGACGAAGTCGCTAACGCGGTGCCAGCGGCAGGTTGA